From a region of the Campylobacter sp. genome:
- the lepB gene encoding signal peptidase I produces MKILSKIYKFLSSWTGTVIVVLFVILFVAQAFVIPSGSMRTTLLEGDFLFVKKFSYGIPTPHIPFVEWQVAPDSDGDGHIIRGEGPKRGDIVVFRYPLNEKMHFVKRNFAVGGDEVIFDLNNFYLRPHEGDEFIAANYDARDIVILGGEKYVKEPYKFKGIHYDPNARNSMLTNVKIALEKGEFSMKPISLSEIPHSFEAAGISFNAFYIKVPQDEYFMIGDNRNNSADSRFWGPVPYRLIVGKPWFTYFSIDADRKIRWERIGRFVDTLQNDESLIYEQK; encoded by the coding sequence ATGAAAATACTAAGCAAAATTTATAAATTTTTATCGAGTTGGACGGGGACGGTCATCGTCGTTTTATTCGTCATTCTTTTTGTGGCGCAAGCCTTCGTGATCCCCAGCGGATCGATGCGCACTACGCTTTTGGAGGGCGATTTTTTATTCGTTAAAAAATTTAGCTACGGCATCCCGACCCCACATATTCCATTTGTAGAGTGGCAGGTGGCTCCGGATAGCGACGGAGATGGACATATCATCCGCGGCGAGGGTCCAAAGCGCGGTGATATCGTGGTTTTTCGCTATCCGCTTAATGAAAAAATGCACTTTGTAAAGCGAAATTTTGCCGTAGGCGGCGACGAGGTGATATTTGATCTGAATAATTTCTACCTTCGTCCGCATGAAGGCGACGAGTTCATTGCTGCGAACTATGATGCTCGCGACATTGTGATTTTAGGTGGCGAAAAATATGTCAAAGAGCCGTATAAATTTAAGGGCATTCACTACGACCCTAATGCTAGAAACTCAATGCTAACAAATGTCAAAATCGCACTTGAGAAGGGTGAATTTTCTATGAAACCCATTAGCCTAAGCGAAATTCCTCATAGCTTCGAAGCTGCGGGGATAAGCTTCAATGCCTTTTACATCAAAGTGCCGCAGGATGAGTATTTTATGATAGGCGATAATCGAAATAATTCCGCCGATAGCCGCTTCTGGGGTCCGGTACCTTATCGTCTGATCGTCGGCAAGCCATGGTTTACCTATTTTAGTATTGACGCCGATCGCAAGATCCGCTGGGAGCGAATCGGGCGCTTCGTCGATACCTTACAAAACGATGAGAGCCTAATTTACGAGCAAAAATAA
- a CDS encoding FxsA family protein yields MFRLLIVPYLIIEAFTTYYFVSANGFAAYAVEIVISAILGGYVVANRSWMGFFNLMKISPKEILSGVGFVVGGVFLIAPGIFGDILGVCIITASFYCVTSDVPKFNASSENSEKRERKFWRRSRTSDDVIDVEVIEENEIEIRKSIGEKK; encoded by the coding sequence ATGTTTAGGCTTTTGATCGTTCCGTATCTGATAATTGAGGCATTTACGACCTATTATTTCGTAAGCGCAAACGGATTTGCGGCGTATGCGGTGGAGATCGTCATAAGCGCGATTTTAGGCGGTTACGTCGTGGCAAATCGCTCGTGGATGGGCTTTTTTAATCTAATGAAAATCTCGCCGAAAGAAATTTTAAGCGGCGTGGGCTTCGTCGTAGGCGGCGTTTTTCTCATTGCACCGGGCATTTTCGGCGATATTTTAGGCGTTTGCATAATTACCGCGTCATTTTACTGCGTCACCAGCGACGTGCCTAAATTTAACGCTAGCAGCGAAAATTCCGAAAAAAGAGAGCGAAAATTTTGGCGACGCAGCCGCACAAGCGACGACGTAATCGACGTTGAGGTGATCGAAGAGAACGAAATCGAGATTCGAAAAAGCATAGGAGAGAAAAAATGA
- a CDS encoding ABC transporter permease, translating into MVKYLLFKYLRFDRSQPFITLSALLAFLGVGVGLTVLIVAMAIMNGFDKEFERKLFTMNYPITIHSHFRGGISKDDVEGLRADFPDLIFSPYISSQVIAKSGEKLEGGLIFGVNLNDEKRINSVVAAGAKDANLTDYGIMIGRGIKDEFMLDEGGKITMIFTKSDPGGFALIPKMKRFDVRAEFSSGLIAYDKAYSYADASDLAKILGYDEGTFDGVHVFSNDPFKDLERIKKSLPGGANAVGWWQQNGNFFSALALEKRALFIVLMLIILVASLNIVSSLLMTVMNRRQEIALLLSLGASKKEVKRTFFALGATIGGGGIIFGLILGLFGVWLLGSFDIVNLPADVYGSSKLPMELSLGDLAMILIGAVLIVALSSWYPAKKATQIDVLQTLRNE; encoded by the coding sequence TTGGTAAAGTATTTATTATTTAAATATCTCAGATTCGACCGCTCTCAGCCCTTTATTACGCTTTCGGCGCTGCTTGCGTTTTTGGGCGTCGGCGTGGGGCTTACGGTGCTGATCGTCGCGATGGCGATAATGAACGGCTTTGATAAAGAATTCGAGCGCAAGCTCTTTACGATGAACTACCCGATCACGATCCACAGCCACTTTCGCGGTGGCATTTCAAAAGACGACGTGGAGGGACTGCGGGCGGACTTTCCCGATCTGATCTTTAGTCCTTATATTAGCTCGCAAGTCATCGCCAAAAGCGGCGAGAAGCTCGAGGGCGGACTGATTTTCGGCGTAAATTTAAACGATGAAAAGCGCATCAACTCCGTCGTCGCAGCAGGCGCTAAAGACGCCAATCTAACGGACTACGGCATCATGATAGGGCGCGGGATCAAAGATGAGTTTATGCTGGATGAGGGCGGCAAGATCACGATGATCTTTACGAAGAGCGATCCTGGCGGCTTTGCGCTGATCCCTAAGATGAAGCGCTTCGATGTGCGCGCGGAATTCAGCTCTGGGCTGATCGCCTACGACAAGGCGTATTCTTACGCGGACGCGAGCGATCTAGCCAAAATTTTAGGCTACGACGAGGGGACCTTCGACGGCGTGCATGTTTTTTCAAACGATCCGTTTAAAGACCTGGAGCGCATCAAAAAAAGCCTTCCCGGCGGCGCTAACGCCGTGGGCTGGTGGCAGCAAAACGGCAATTTTTTCAGCGCCCTTGCGCTTGAAAAACGCGCGCTTTTCATCGTGCTGATGCTAATAATCCTGGTTGCGAGCCTAAATATCGTAAGTTCGCTTCTGATGACCGTGATGAACCGCCGCCAAGAGATCGCGCTTTTACTTAGCCTGGGTGCCAGCAAAAAGGAGGTTAAGAGAACCTTTTTTGCGCTCGGAGCCACGATCGGCGGCGGCGGCATCATATTCGGGCTCATTTTGGGCTTATTTGGCGTGTGGCTACTCGGAAGCTTCGACATCGTAAATCTACCTGCCGACGTTTACGGAAGCTCAAAGCTGCCGATGGAGCTCTCGCTAGGCGATTTGGCGATGATTTTGATCGGCGCGGTGCTTATCGTGGCGCTCTCGTCATGGTACCCGGCCAAAAAAGCCACGCAGATCGACGTTCTGCAAACACTGCGCAACGAGTAA
- the secA gene encoding preprotein translocase subunit SecA: MFKKVIHGIFGTKNDRIVKQYAKRAAQISALEENYAAMDDATLKAEFEALRAQVRAGEKSTDDVLNEVFAIVREVGKRVLNMRHFDVQLIGGLVLNDGAIAEMKTGEGKTLVATLAVVLNAMEGKGVHVVTVNDYLAKRDAAQMGELYEFLGLSTGVIVGGEYDDAKRKAAYACDITYGTNNEFGFDYLRDNMKFSADEKVQRGHHFVIVDEVDSILIDEARTPLIISGPTNRTLDGYIKANEVARQMIRGEAPADPKGKATGDFTVDEKNRAVLITEAGISKAEKLFGVDNLYSLENAVLSHYLDQALKANYLFEKDVHYVVRDGQVIIVDEFTGRLSEGRRFSEGLHQALEAKEGVQIQEESQTLADITFQNYFRLYEKLAGMTGTAQTEATEFSQIYKLEVVSIPTNVPVIRKDQNDLIYKTEREKFDAVINEIKRLNSKGQPVLVGTASIEKSEKLHELLVKENIAHSVLNAKNHEREAQIIKDAGVKGAVTIATNMAGRGVDIRIDDEVRALGGLYILGTERHESRRIDNQLRGRSGRQGDPGESRFFLSLEDNLLRIFGSDKIKNIMDRLGLKDGEHIESGMVSRAVENAQKKVESLHFEARKNILEYDDVANEQRKTIYKYRNELLDPDYDLKDKIIQNREEYISSVLEELEIFDGANIKEVDKFPIVAKIAQETGEVLENSELEKVDDFKELKEKIIGALAVSYENKMAPIDPQQRKSIEKMLYLQIVDRDWREHLYQMDILKAGIGLRGYNHKDPLTEYKKESYNLFMELVMRLKSDSIRLLHSIQFKSQEEIEAEQRAMQERMESSNAKELAAANTNEAQLKGSDEFGDKKPKRNDPCPCGSGKKYKDCHGKGGPKKGGFAR; the protein is encoded by the coding sequence ATGTTTAAAAAGGTCATCCACGGGATTTTCGGTACTAAAAACGATAGGATCGTCAAACAATACGCCAAGCGCGCGGCGCAGATCAGTGCGCTTGAAGAAAACTACGCGGCGATGGACGATGCGACGCTTAAGGCGGAATTTGAAGCGTTAAGAGCGCAAGTTCGCGCGGGCGAAAAGAGCACGGATGACGTGCTTAACGAAGTGTTTGCTATCGTACGAGAGGTGGGCAAAAGAGTGCTAAATATGCGCCACTTCGACGTTCAACTAATAGGCGGTTTGGTGCTAAACGACGGCGCGATTGCCGAGATGAAAACGGGCGAAGGAAAGACCCTCGTAGCGACCTTGGCGGTAGTGCTAAATGCGATGGAGGGTAAAGGCGTTCATGTCGTGACCGTAAACGACTACCTAGCTAAGCGCGATGCCGCGCAGATGGGCGAGCTATATGAATTTTTAGGACTTAGCACCGGTGTGATCGTGGGCGGCGAATACGATGACGCCAAGCGCAAGGCTGCATACGCGTGCGACATCACTTATGGCACAAACAACGAGTTCGGCTTTGACTATCTGCGCGATAATATGAAATTTAGCGCGGATGAAAAGGTGCAGCGCGGGCATCATTTCGTAATCGTCGATGAAGTTGATAGTATTTTAATCGACGAAGCTAGGACGCCGCTAATCATCTCAGGTCCTACGAACCGCACTCTAGATGGTTACATCAAGGCAAACGAAGTAGCTCGCCAAATGATCCGCGGCGAGGCGCCAGCCGATCCAAAAGGCAAGGCGACGGGCGATTTTACCGTAGATGAGAAAAACCGCGCCGTTTTGATCACGGAGGCAGGAATTTCAAAAGCCGAGAAGCTTTTTGGCGTCGATAACCTCTATAGTCTCGAAAATGCCGTGCTTAGCCACTACCTTGATCAAGCACTTAAGGCGAATTATCTTTTTGAAAAGGACGTGCACTACGTCGTGCGCGACGGACAGGTCATAATCGTGGATGAATTTACGGGTCGTCTTAGCGAGGGTCGCAGATTCAGCGAAGGGCTCCATCAGGCTCTTGAAGCTAAAGAGGGCGTGCAGATCCAGGAGGAGAGCCAAACTCTTGCCGACATTACCTTTCAAAACTACTTCCGTCTTTACGAAAAACTCGCTGGTATGACGGGTACGGCGCAGACGGAGGCAACGGAATTTTCTCAAATTTACAAACTCGAAGTGGTCTCTATCCCTACGAATGTGCCGGTAATCAGAAAGGATCAAAACGATCTTATCTACAAAACCGAGCGCGAGAAATTTGACGCCGTCATCAATGAGATCAAGCGGCTAAATTCTAAAGGTCAGCCCGTACTCGTGGGCACGGCGTCGATTGAAAAGAGCGAGAAGCTGCACGAGCTTTTGGTCAAAGAAAACATCGCGCACTCCGTGCTAAACGCCAAAAATCACGAGCGCGAGGCGCAGATCATCAAAGACGCAGGCGTAAAGGGCGCAGTTACGATCGCTACGAATATGGCGGGACGTGGCGTGGATATCCGTATAGACGATGAAGTGCGCGCTTTGGGCGGGCTGTATATTTTAGGTACCGAGCGCCACGAAAGCCGCCGCATCGATAATCAGCTCCGCGGACGAAGCGGGCGACAGGGCGATCCGGGCGAGAGTAGGTTTTTCTTAAGCTTGGAGGATAATCTGCTTAGAATTTTTGGCAGCGACAAGATCAAAAATATCATGGATCGCTTGGGTTTAAAAGACGGCGAACATATCGAATCAGGCATGGTTTCGCGCGCCGTAGAAAATGCACAGAAAAAGGTCGAGAGCTTGCACTTTGAAGCACGTAAAAATATCCTAGAATACGACGACGTCGCAAACGAGCAGCGCAAGACGATCTATAAATATCGCAACGAGCTTTTGGACCCCGACTACGATCTGAAAGATAAAATCATCCAAAACCGCGAGGAGTACATCTCTAGCGTGCTTGAGGAGCTTGAAATTTTCGACGGCGCAAATATCAAAGAGGTCGATAAATTCCCGATCGTCGCTAAAATCGCTCAAGAAACGGGCGAGGTGCTCGAAAACAGCGAACTTGAAAAGGTCGATGATTTCAAAGAGCTGAAAGAAAAGATCATCGGCGCGCTTGCCGTTTCGTATGAAAACAAGATGGCGCCGATCGATCCGCAGCAGCGCAAAAGTATCGAAAAGATGCTTTATTTGCAGATCGTCGATCGCGACTGGCGGGAGCATCTGTATCAGATGGATATCCTAAAAGCGGGCATCGGACTTCGCGGCTACAACCACAAAGACCCGCTTACCGAGTATAAAAAGGAGAGCTACAATCTTTTTATGGAGCTTGTAATGCGCCTCAAATCCGACAGTATCCGCTTGCTGCACTCGATTCAGTTCAAATCACAGGAGGAGATCGAAGCCGAGCAGCGCGCGATGCAGGAGCGTATGGAGAGCTCAAACGCCAAAGAGCTTGCCGCCGCAAACACGAATGAAGCGCAGCTAAAAGGCTCAGACGAGTTCGGCGACAAAAAACCTAAGCGAAACGATCCTTGCCCTTGCGGCAGCGGCAAAAAATACAAAGACTGCCACGGCAAGGGCGGTCCGAAAAAAGGCGGTTTTGCGAGGTAG
- the lolA gene encoding LolA-like outer membrane lipoprotein chaperone translates to MKKTLISLAASCVFAFAGGIEFNTLSANFSQTVQSDDAKISYGGDFSATKEHAVWHYKTPTIKNIFFSFTKVVVIEPELEQAIITNIKETPNLTAILANAKPNKNGVYEASFDDVKYLIELKGDLPSKISYTDKMDNKVVINLSNVRKNAPVNEAIFKPSIPKNYDIITQ, encoded by the coding sequence ATGAAAAAAACTCTTATTTCTTTAGCGGCAAGCTGCGTTTTTGCGTTTGCGGGCGGAATAGAATTTAACACGCTGAGTGCAAATTTTTCGCAAACCGTGCAGAGCGACGATGCGAAAATCAGCTACGGCGGCGATTTTAGCGCCACGAAAGAGCACGCCGTATGGCATTACAAAACCCCTACGATAAAAAATATATTTTTTAGCTTCACAAAGGTCGTCGTAATCGAGCCCGAACTTGAGCAAGCTATCATCACGAATATCAAAGAAACGCCGAATTTAACAGCGATCCTAGCGAACGCAAAGCCAAATAAAAACGGCGTTTATGAGGCGAGCTTCGACGATGTGAAATATCTCATCGAGCTAAAGGGCGATTTGCCGAGCAAGATCAGCTATACCGATAAAATGGACAATAAAGTCGTCATAAATCTAAGCAATGTCCGCAAAAACGCACCGGTAAACGAGGCTATCTTTAAGCCCTCGATCCCCAAAAACTACGACATCATTACGCAGTAG
- a CDS encoding low molecular weight protein-tyrosine-phosphatase, giving the protein MRLLFVCHGNICRSPMAQSVMQNFINQSGLSARVSVDSAATHTDEIGSPPYYETQRVLKKQKVPLVAHRAVQVTPADYERYDLILCMDDENMRSLGRIFRGKDMAKVKFLLEFGGKNFTDCDARNSKGSAKQTGLNLKGAGSNLTHPEHLQIADPYYTRDFERCYADIKRGCEGLLRYIKNSDGIC; this is encoded by the coding sequence GTGAGGCTACTTTTTGTATGTCACGGCAACATCTGCCGCTCACCGATGGCGCAGTCCGTGATGCAAAATTTTATTAATCAAAGCGGCCTAAGTGCGCGCGTGAGCGTAGATTCTGCAGCGACACACACCGACGAGATCGGCTCGCCGCCCTACTACGAAACGCAGCGCGTGCTAAAAAAGCAAAAGGTGCCGCTCGTAGCGCATCGCGCCGTGCAGGTCACGCCCGCAGACTACGAGCGCTACGATCTCATACTTTGCATGGATGATGAAAATATGCGCTCGCTGGGGCGAATTTTTCGCGGCAAGGATATGGCTAAGGTAAAATTTCTTTTGGAATTTGGAGGGAAAAATTTTACAGACTGCGATGCGCGAAATTCCAAAGGCTCGGCAAAACAAACCGGCTTAAATTTAAAAGGCGCCGGTTCAAATTTAACCCATCCCGAACACCTACAAATCGCCGATCCATACTACACGCGCGATTTTGAGCGCTGCTACGCAGATATCAAACGCGGCTGCGAGGGACTCTTGCGATACATTAAAAATTCAGACGGAATTTGCTAA
- the folD gene encoding bifunctional methylenetetrahydrofolate dehydrogenase/methenyltetrahydrofolate cyclohydrolase FolD, with the protein MTLIDGKSISAKVKEEIKSVASNLAAKGVEPALAVILVGEDAASKTYVASKEKACAACGIRSVAHRLSSDVSEAALLELIENLNDDESIDGILVQLPLPRHIDTNKILEKINPQKDVDGFSAINVGKLTSGLSDGFVPCTPLGVMRLLEEYGVQISGKNAVVLGRSNIVGKPMASLLLNADATVTITHSKTKNLKWLCADADILVAAVGRAHFVGADMIKQGAVVIDVGINRGGDGKLRGDVDFDAVAPKCSFITPVPGGVGPMTIAMLLSNTIKSAKNRLRQRA; encoded by the coding sequence ATGACTTTAATCGACGGCAAAAGCATAAGCGCAAAGGTAAAAGAGGAGATCAAATCGGTCGCTTCAAACCTTGCTGCAAAGGGTGTAGAGCCCGCGCTGGCGGTGATTTTGGTAGGCGAGGACGCGGCTAGCAAGACCTATGTCGCGAGCAAGGAAAAAGCCTGCGCCGCCTGTGGGATCCGCTCCGTAGCGCACCGCTTGAGTTCCGATGTGAGCGAGGCGGCGCTTTTAGAACTGATAGAAAATTTAAACGATGACGAAAGTATCGACGGCATCTTAGTGCAGCTGCCGCTTCCAAGGCACATTGATACGAATAAAATTTTAGAAAAAATAAACCCGCAAAAGGACGTGGACGGATTTAGTGCGATAAACGTAGGCAAGCTTACTAGCGGGCTTTCGGACGGTTTTGTGCCTTGCACTCCGCTTGGCGTGATGCGCCTGCTTGAGGAATACGGCGTGCAGATCTCGGGCAAAAATGCCGTCGTGCTAGGTCGCAGCAATATCGTCGGAAAGCCGATGGCGAGCCTGCTTCTAAATGCCGACGCCACCGTCACTATCACTCATAGCAAGACGAAAAATTTAAAGTGGCTTTGCGCAGACGCCGACATTTTGGTCGCGGCGGTCGGTAGGGCGCATTTTGTGGGCGCCGATATGATAAAACAAGGTGCGGTGGTGATCGATGTGGGGATTAATCGCGGCGGCGACGGCAAACTAAGAGGCGACGTCGATTTTGATGCGGTCGCGCCAAAATGCTCGTTCATCACGCCCGTGCCCGGAGGCGTGGGGCCGATGACGATTGCGATGCTTTTGAGCAATACGATAAAATCGGCGAAAAATCGCTTAAGACAAAGAGCCTAA